The segment atgaaatatgtCCTAATATTAGATTCCATTCCCATATGATTTGAAAGGATTGAAGATGTCTGTTTAAAGTTAGAACAGGGCCATATAGTGAGAACCAATACCACAGCACCAGAACCAAagaaatgatttaaaaataaaataacttaagaCATTCAAGGCTATCTGCTGTACTGCTGGGGCTTGTTCACAGAGCTTATATTTATCTTTTTTCAATGCCTTTCTTTATcaataaataaagtttgatattcacaaAAGTCCCAtgttaaagaagccaacagcTTCATAGTACTTTTTCACAAACAGCTATCTGTATTTTATTCTTCAGAGTAGTACCAATATAAATGGATAAAGATAAAGGCTGGCCTCATACATGGAGACTCTCCTTGGAGGCATCAGGTATTCACTCAACCCAATGTACCACATACTATATTAGCATCGAAGGATTTatgtatacagaaataaaaacCATATTCTTATTAACCCTTTAGTGCTGTACATCAGTCAGAAATAAAACGATACGGCAATCTACAATGCAGAGGGTTGCAGCAGAAACTGAGACACACTTACCTTGTCCATGTCAGGAACTGTTTTCTGAAGGTCTTTTAAGATGATGTTCTCCTCTGCATCTCCAGAGAGGCAGGTCTGACTGCCGACAGGACAGCAAACAGCACTTCAAGAAAACCGGAGTAGCAAGAGGGTTTGTCTGCAGCAGGAAATGACAGAAACCACCGCTGAGAAATAAAGGATGTCTGAACTTGTTCTGAAACCTGCGTAAAGACCGAACTGCCTTCTGATCTCATTATAGTTTGGCAAACTTCTTAGGAGtaatgatttatgtttttttttttattctgtcagCACCATGTACAGTAATGTATAGCATCACATGATGGAATAAGGAAAGCAGTCCAGAGTCAGCAGTACCCAGTACCTagacaattgtatgtaaaaaataatccaCAATAATCAAATATTATGAGGAACTTCCTTTGATATTCAGTGGGGAAAAAATATCATGGAGCTAGACTACTGTGAATGTCCTTCATGTTTCCTAACCTGTAATAAAAGCTCAGATTTAAAAACGTATAATTATTTTTTCTAGGACAAAAGAGCCCCTAAAGCCCTACCagaaattgctaaaaaaaaatcaaaattaaatataattaaaatcttGATaggtactgcaaaaaaaaaaaaaaaaaaaaaaaaacgcatgcaCCGTGTCCCCTTTCTAGCTTCCTTAAATGACACAGAATAGAACAAAATCTCTGTGGACACACTAACAAGATAAGCTGCCAAATTGGGACACTGTAGAGTAACAAGCTTGGAATTGGTCCTGGTAAGATCAAACACTGGAATAAAGATTCAAAATGACCCAGTTCTCAAGTTAATaagcattttaaacaaaatgtttagtGAAAAGCTTTGCAGTGGTAAAATGTTTTCTGCAAGCAAACACAGAGGCATTGGTGAAGTTTTTGAAGAAAGACAGTGTACAGAACCATGCAGTAATAAAGGAACTAGAAAAGGTTAAAATACTGTAGAGTAGCTGCTTTTCCTTCTATATGCTAATCCCTGTATAGCGGGATGTGTTCTCCAAGAGCATGTTTACCTTTACTGTTACAGTAGTGTATTATGAACAAACCTGCCTCGTTACCATGCATGAGTCAAGAGAGACTGCATTTCTGGAACAAGCAGCACAAAACGCTGAGGTATAATTAATGAGCTGCATTAATTATCAGCGCTAGCAAGACTGCAGTTTAGGGCTTCCTTGCACACctattatttacaaacaaaacaagaactggaacaatgaaaacaaaaaggtttacactAAACACTGCAGCACCCAAGTTTTGACTATCCTGGTGCCTCtcgctttttttttctctcattgctGTTTAGGCTGGGCATGAACCTTTTCACCATGAGCAAAGCAGCTgtaaatactgaaagctttgatAAATGCAGAGGGtacactcagtcatgtactgtaatataacacgtTAAACCTGAAATGTGAAGCACTGTATTTATAATTACACTGTGGAGTAACTGCTGTAGACGGGGAGTTGTTTTCAAAATATCCTAAAAAGGtgatacagtattataagaataagaaaaaaaacaactgtgctatatatatatatgcacaataGGGGCTTACATTTCGAACGGAACACGCACTACTGTTAAAAAAACGACATGCTTGACTAGGCGATTTTATTTTAATCTCATACTTTCCacaccctgggtactcacctacaacaggacctggccgtgatacacacaaaaaaaaacattttactaatCTTACAATGATATATTATGTGTGCTTCTTTGCTGTGTTTCTGTCTATATTAATTACCATGAACTACTCCAGAAAATGATAACTTGTCTTGATCGTCGTCGCCGCACacgttcagattttttttttttttttttttaaaccgattttaaaatgaaaacattcggTTGGAGAAGTTTAATAGATTTACGGTAATCGAATGCTTTCATATATGCAAACgggttttttaaatgtcatattatGACCAAAAAGAGTGATTACTGTTGTTAACAGCTGCTcgtaactttatatatatatatatatatatatatatatatatatatatatatatatatatatatatatatatatataatcacattcGTAAAGAAAAACTTCCAGCTAGACTATCTTATAATTACTAtaagtggctttttttttttttttatctcgcgAAATGCTCAATAAACTTCGGAATTCAACTGGATTTATGAAGAGTTTGATTTAACATTACGTAGCTAGCGAAGCATGACTTACATTTTTATCGTCATGGGAGTAACATTAAAAAACTCAGTTAACTTACTAGTTTCATCGtgtacattaagaaaataatgacaTATTATTTCTCTGTAGAGCGGTTCCCAGAattaatattttacttttaaatggattttatttCTCATTCCTCGGAAAACGTCTATATTCTTTACAAAGTCCGTCACATTCGttgttttgaaggtttaaaagaagaaaacaaaatgtaatcatGAGACAATTAAATATTTCATAACAGTAAACCTACTTTCCGATGTCATTCATTCAATGAACAACCGTATTTCGCTTTCAATTTACTGTAGAAGTCGATCAGGGGAGGGCACCGACACGTTTTGTCCAATCATATAGGCAGACcgattggtttaataatgattggcACCAAAGCTGTCAAATAACTTGCTGCCAAGGTAATGAGATCATCCATTGCCACTGATTAATTTCGagaatattttaatgattgtttagtttctGTGACGAAACTGTTTTCAAACGGAACGTTAGTGGACTGTATAAAAATATCCAACTGTAAAAGAGCGGGGAGCGGTTGGATGAACCGCAGAGGACACAAGTCCCTGTGCTACCTACCCGCAGCCTTTCCCCTGAGCCTACACTCGCTGCTACTCCCCAAACAAGCGTctcttttgtcttttttatagGGTATGGCAAGGGTTTAATTGATAATCAAGAATTAAATTCCCagctggccacattccacacttttttaattaatcaattaaaacttccatccattatcattaaccggtTACTCCTTTAAAGGGTCGCGGTGAtctggagcctaacccggcagacacagggcgcaacgcgagactacaccctggacagaatgccagtccatcgcaggacACACaggagtgaccaatcaacctggacagcctGTCTCTGGactgggaggaaaccggagtacccggagaaaacccacatgAACAGGGAGGGGggcatgcaaactccacacagacagtaccccaggccggatttgaacctaggaccctggcgctgtgaggcagcagcgctaaccactacgccaccgtgccgccccaaATTAAAACTTAATTTACACAATTACACTGTGTGGCAGTGAAAAGTGGCCATCTTGGCGCCAAGTTGTTTCTCTATGACTGAGTCAAGATGGCTGACAGCCACAAAACACATACCAGTACTAAtaagtgtgcagggcctctgccctgtgaCAGGGTGCTACTTACCAACAAGTGTAAGGGCAAAACAATTTTAACAGTATAAAGTAGCGAGGACTTGCTCAGAACAACAATTTAGCTGCTATTAACTGAAATTTAGTTGTTTCTTTTATGccagttttataccattaaagtGGTTTTATTCAGAAAAGCTGCCTTAGCCCGTCTCATTCGTTTTCAACCGAACGGTCTCGTAGTTTATAACTTCACATAAAACCTAGAtgtaattattttcctgtaactcactgaagcccatctattattctctctctatatgtgttgcgatctcggttcccgcaggcaggcgcatcacacagggcgaggaaatccacacacagttggagggcgggcgcgaacccgggacttCTCGCCCTGAAGCATatcgccgataccgctgtacgaaGGACCCGACTCTTAAATatcggtatcggcgctatgcatCAGTCTGAAaggtcccgggtttgcgcccgccctccgcctgtggatttcctcgccctgtgtgatgcacctgcctgcgggaaccgagatcgctacatatacagtatatatacagtttgtGGAACTGCCTGCTGCCACTGTGGGAATTAACAAGTGTTCAGTGTGACCTCACCCGTTATCTAAAAATCTTATTTTAAATAACACGGTCTGAGTGGTTCTGAGGTCTGTTGCTCTAAGATTTAATTGAATTTTCTCTGTATCTGGCTTCACTAAAGCAGATGGGGCTTCACTAAAGGATTGTACAAGCTCACATAAAGCCTGTGGTTTCAGATAAAATGGAAGGgtggcaaaaataaaaaataaaaatgactcttGCAGCCACTTTAACCACAAAACCCAAATGAAATGACTCAACCTGCATggcaacaaaatataaaaaagatttaaaaaaaacagatcagTATGAGTCTGACTGACCCACCCTATATGtgcattaataatgtaactaactTCAGACAAGTGAACCATAATACAATTAATTAGCATCCTTATTTTCAGGGGTTTGCTTGTATTCCCATATTGCAAGTACTTATATTcttctgtgttaaaaaaaaaaaaaaaattaaaactaatTGGAAATAAAGATACATTGTATCCTATATGTGCAAGCAACCAAGGAGACATGAGGCTGCTATCTGCATGAGAATCCAACCTATATACGAGTAATATTCACCCTAATAGAGGAATAGCAGCCGTTACAAATTAGGTTTAGCTTTGCAATACCTTAAACACATTTCAGAACATTTACTTACCATATGCAAACACATCttctttcttgtgttttttcttttctttgaagcTTTACTCGAGGTTGTGGTGTACACGTATCATTATAAATCTATCTTTTAAAGAACACACAGCTCACTGTTTTAAACAGCCAGTTGGGACACCTGGTACAGCTTCCTGTGAGAATACAAATCTACCGCCAGCCACCACAGCATGCGCTAAAAATAAATCGAGAAGAGCAGCAGCCTCTGTTCTTTGTGTTAATACTTTCATCCTTCGCTGGGTTTGTTTACAGCCCGCCATTCCATTTTCAAGTCTATAGATACATCCATGACAACAGCAGCTTCCTTCCAGAATAATAATAGCATCACAGCAATGTCTAGAACCTTTAATCATTGTCATGGTTTAGTGGCACAAGTCTTTGTAGTTTGCAGTTTTACctcagtgtactgtactgtagaacaAACCTTAAAACTAATACTGTCAGAAGAATTCATCTTGTTCTAGAATCACACACTATGGGAATGGTTGGATTTAAATCCGCTATTGGACATTTCAGGGTCTGCTTTGTCTATAAGCAATGCTACTATAAACGAAAACAGCAAAACCactattacaataaataaaaaatacaaaagagaACCACACCCATACGTAATGAAACCTGCTAAGGATTCCTGCATTATTCAGGTTATTCACACTGTCACAAAATGGAGTACATTGAGGTCTGTTTCACTTACATTTGAAACTTGCTAAGGGTTTTCTTTATCACAGATTGAGTTTATTTTTTCTAATGTGCATACAGTGGCTATAGGTCTTCCTAGGTATTGCTGATCTTTTTATGTTACCGATTCTGAATTTAAAGCTGTGGCGGCAGATGAATGTCACTACAAGCTAGCTATCATGATCGCTTGTTCTTCTCCGCTCCACTAGAGGTCCCTGCAGCCTTTGCTCTTGCTTTCCTCGCTGTATGGGAGACACAACTCTCGGATCAAATCGCGAGACTTCCTTTTCTCTCTCCTCTTTGCGTCATCCTCCAAGATGGTAGGTAGCTGTAATTATTTTCTGCTacaaatctttattaaaatccgAGTCCATCCTGTGTACATAAACAAAGACAGTGCAGAAAGCCCTTGTTATAGAGACAGATAAACATGTCAAGGTGTCTTCTAAGCATTAATTGGTCGTGAAAGTGTACGAAATGAATTAATAAAGAACTTTGTTTCCCTTGCTGGTGCCTCCGATGTCAGTTGGAGCAATGCAGTCTTGAAGGCCTTACCGCAGTGCTACTATTTTTCCATGATCTACAGTTTTGTCGTTCTTTGATTGTGTGTTCAGTTTGTCGGCTTGTTGTGTGTTACATACCATTTTATAGTGATTTAATAAGGTCCGTTTTGTTTCCGGACAGCCAGTGTGTTGACTGTTATATTCAGAACGGGTTTAGCCATGCCTAAATACTCTTTTTTGTTTTCCGCGTTGGGAACCGCTAGAGGTTTTAAACTCTTAAGTCTGTGTATTTGCCGTAAATTGTATATCATTTGCACGGTTTCGTAAGGTCTGTTTATAACTTTGGCCATATTGTGGATCGTTGTAAAACACCGCTAAATGTTTCTTGGCCTAGTTTTTATAgataagaatttttttatttttgcaagcgGAAAGATGTAGCGTGGCTTGCTTTTGAAAACTAACCTCTAGTAGTAATACTGTCTGTAAAGTAACAATAATTTCGTACCGGTACAGACAGGTGATTTCCTGGGCAAGTACCAGAGTCGAAAATCGGGTTAATGTTCCTTAATGGCTTAAGATTTTTCTACATTATGAAAGAGTGCAAATGTTTTGGTGAAGGGGCTGGAGTGTACTGCTAATGTAAGACGTCTCTTTTACGAGGGTACTTTTCTGAAATGCTTTATGGTGAGGTCTGGTAATAAACGGTAACTTCAAATATATGTGCACGACTTTTTTGCACTACTCCGAATGCGGCTTGTCTAGTTTCACACCTGGCTGTGTTCAGAGCATCAAAGAGAAATTTAGAAGCATTTGTAATCACTGGGGAAGACGAACTCTTTTAGATGAGTTTAAAGTACTTTAAGGGTAACTTAGTACCACTGCATGGAAGATGTGATAGTGGTGTTTTATCTTGCTTGTTTATTGTCATTCCCATGCTTTTATCGGAGATGCTAATACTAGTGCCATggatgtatgtatttgttttaatgctgttgtttcttttttagcCTGCCAGAACAAGCAAGACCCGAAAGCTCAGGGGGCATGTCAGCCACGGCCATGGGCGTGTTGGTAAGGAAACTCTCCATTTAGTATTAAGTCTTTAAATAAAGGGACCCTCCTTAGTGTTGGTATATTGCTAGTTGTCAGCTGCTCCAGTAAAGTAAAATGGGATCTGTCTAGCAGTACTGTAGATGCACCACACAAATGGCTAACGTTTATAAACCTTATGTGACGCCTTTGCCATTCAGAGTGAGTTTTAATtctgatttatgttttatttaatacagGCAAGCACAGAAAGCATCCTGGAGGTCGTGGTAATGCTGGTGGTATGCATCACCACAGAATCAACTTTGACAAATAGTAAGTTAACTATGAAAGTGTGTAGTATTAGTCTACCAACTTGGGCTGCACACAGCATTCAAATCCTGTTGGTAAAAGACAGCTGGCTTATTTATTACACACTCTTGTTCTCTATAAATGCTGTAGTTAAGCAGGTGTAAGACCATTTATCCTGAGCTGAATGTGGGTGCTCGGTTGGTAGGTGCTTCCTTTAGACTGGATTACTGATTCACAAAGATTATGTGATTATCCAACCAGTTATGTCCTGTAGACATGTTCTGTCAAACATTATTAGCAATGTACAAGTGGCTGTGCTGTGGATATGCTCAAAGCCTTGCAAATTAACTTGGAAGGTTTATTCACTGGGAAGATtaacttttttccccccatatttATAAATGGCAATGTTGATATTGTATGTCAGTGGAAGATGATTGTTTCTATTTAAAGTAACAATGGTACATTAATTAAGGTCTATACAGTTTACCAATCTGTGAAACACACCACTTGAACTGAATAGTTTTCTTTTGTATTAAGCTTAGTCATGGGGCCACACAAATGCATGCACACACTAAATGTGCAGATTTCAACtattatatttagtttttaaacTGGTAGGGCATGctgttaaatgtactgtatttataggtctttgcttgtttttctgtTGTAATCCACAATCTCTTAATTTGATCCGCTGCTTCTTGTTAATGTTGTATTTCTCTTAATTTAGCCACCCAGGGTACTTTGGTAAGGTTGGTATGAGACACTACCACTTGAAGAAGAATACATACTTCTGCCCTACAATCAACTTGGACAAGCTGTGGACGCTGGTCAGTGAGCAGACCAGAGTCAACTACTCCAAGAAACCAGACGGTCCAGCTCCCATTATTGATGTTGTACGCGCTGTAAGTAGCTCTTGTTGTTTAATGCAAGGGATGAGTGCTTAGATTCCTCTTTTCTTAACACCGAGACTAGAgtcacaccctgacacacactaTTGTCCTGATGTGCTATAGTACTCGAAGAGCAATTACTGATCTTATTCACTGACTGGCTCCTTATAGCTCAGCCAGCCACATGgtctgtgacatttttttttgtttgttttcacatttGTGTATTGAAGCGTACCAGCTGGTAATTTTAATATAAGAATCATCCTCATTCATTTCAGTGGGCTGTGTGTCACAGCTGTGATATCTCAGGACGTGTATGATGGGATATTTCCACTTTTCGGGTTAGTTTATAGACACGATATCCCACAACGACACACACCCTGTTGTGCTATGTGCCTTAAGAGTgtttgggagccatagttaagtgGCTGTGCTTTGTGTTCTTCATTCCAACAAGAATACAAGTGCTAGTGGTATGGCATTATGGGGCATATTGCATCCATAACCTAATGCTTTCTAATGGGGGATCACTGCACTAATCTTAAATACAGGGTATGATCTTGATCTTATTTATTAGCTACATGTAGTGTGTGTAAAAGGCCAGCCCTTCTGATTAATTTAATTCTCAGGACATGTGTCTGAGAACAGGTTTTAATCTGGTTGAACTGTACCACTTAAAACCAGATTTATATTATAAATcaaatttcagtttttatttgtgttaactTAATTACAGGATTAAGttaaacattgtattttacaATGAAAACTAAACTAGCGGAATTAAATGTGCGTTTATTTTTTCTCCCTCTATTCAGGGCTTCTTCAAAGTCTTGGGCAAAGGCAAACTGCCTAAGCAGCCTGTCATTGTGAAGGCCAAATTCTTCAGCAGAAAGGCTGAAGAGAAAATTAAGGGAGTTGGCGGAGCTTGTGTATTGATGGCATAAAGGTTTCATTCCATCATGTGAAAATAAAACTGTTCTGTAAAAGGAAGCTTCATGTGTGCTTTGTTTGCCCCATACCCCCCAGTCATGGAGTCTTACAGTAGTAAAGAGAAGAGACCTAAGTAGCATTTATTTTCTTCATATATATCTAAAGTAGTGCATTAcataaacaaaacagtttactGACCATTGCTATTAAATACATGGGATGTCTGTCATACAAAGTACCACATTATCTTACTGTTCTGCAAGAATAAAAAGCTAAAGGCAAATGTAAAACTAACCATTAAGCAACATTATTTTGACCTTCCACACTAACAAACAGCCTTGCGCTCATTGGTTTCATTCATTTCCATAATACATCTGCTCAGATTCTCCACAGGCATTCTTTAAAATCAGTGGTTATTCTGAAACAGTCAAATGCACATTATTGAATAGTCCTTGGTACCATGTATACTCATTCTATTGTAATGAGCATCTGTTTTATTCAGTCATATACAAGTAGTTATCACAGGCCTGATTAAAATGCTCATTAAACAACCAgcttacattacattatgtacaaaATGTTCCCAACAGTTAGCCTCTTAAAGCAGTGAATTGTTCCAAGCTAAAAATAGTAATCACTTTGAAGTTTATGTGGCCAGTCTCTGGTGGATCAAAGGTTTTCTAATGTGCATAAATTGCTGTCTTGTACATGAGAAGCTCCACAGATAATTGTTTTGGTAAGCGTTACAGTAGAAAATAGTCTCTTCAATTCTTCTTGTGAAGAAACCTCATTTTACTGCCTAGAAAAAGAGAAGGGGTCAATTGTAAATAATTTCCACGTAATTATTTAACCATTGAAATGTTGTTAAATTGTAACAAAACATACAACTCTTGAATATGTTGATACACTGAAAGTTCATAGATAAATCACCCGTGAAACAATATGTTTAAAGAAAAATTGTAGTTGCTGAAAGACATGTACAGTTGGAGCAACCTCCACCATTGTATTTGCTTTCCAAAGCAAATTTCCTTTTGAATCTAAATATGGCCCTGCTGTGCTcagggtttaattttttttttaaattgaaacatccAGAACTACTGTAAGACACTGATACATAATAATGTTCCTATAGTACACACTGGAACTATTACACAGACAGAAGAGGACTCACCTAATCCTTTCAGAAACTTGTTCACTCCGCTCTGTTCTGTATCTGGCAGCTCCTCCAAATACTGCTCAACTCTCTGTTCAAACAGACCtgtttaaaataatacagaacataGTTATAGAGAAGATCTTTGTTGAAACAGCAGCCCATAACGTTTACATGTGGTAGAACCTTAagtttagctaaaaaaaaaaaaaaaggcaaggtTGGTTATAAAGAACATTCTAATGAAGGGACCCATTCTGAAATAATTAAGATACATATATCCTTGTAATACTCAGCATCACCATTAGAGGGAACTACAATAACGTGTGTTAATGCAACTACCTTGTTAATAGCCTTACAACGTATTACAATAATAGCCACTAGGTGTCAATATAGAAGTGGCTATTGAAATTGCTGCATATATTACAGCTGGTTGATAAACACTTGATTTACCAACTTTTGCTGGAAACGCAATGTCATAAAACCTGAAAcaataatgcattgttttatCACTACAGAC is part of the Acipenser ruthenus chromosome 27, fAciRut3.2 maternal haplotype, whole genome shotgun sequence genome and harbors:
- the LOC117432195 gene encoding large ribosomal subunit protein uL15 — protein: MPARTSKTRKLRGHVSHGHGRVGKHRKHPGGRGNAGGMHHHRINFDKYHPGYFGKVGMRHYHLKKNTYFCPTINLDKLWTLVSEQTRVNYSKKPDGPAPIIDVVRAGFFKVLGKGKLPKQPVIVKAKFFSRKAEEKIKGVGGACVLMA